In one Methylocaldum szegediense genomic region, the following are encoded:
- a CDS encoding helix-turn-helix domain-containing protein has translation MGKVGQQGQERIKLAHARILLQADEAKGGPRRTDDDIARALNVHVRKVERVRQRFVERGLHAALVPKPSERAYPRRLDSVPEARLMVLACSPPQEGKAR, from the coding sequence ATGGGAAAGGTTGGTCAGCAAGGGCAAGAACGAATCAAACTGGCCCACGCCCGCATTCTGTTGCAGGCCGATGAAGCCAAGGGCGGGCCGCGCCGCACCGACGACGATATAGCTCGGGCCTTGAACGTCCACGTTCGCAAGGTGGAACGGGTACGGCAGCGGTTCGTGGAACGAGGTCTGCATGCCGCTTTGGTGCCCAAGCCGAGCGAACGCGCGTATCCCCGGCGGCTGGATAGTGTCCCGGAAGCCCGGCTGATGGTGCTGGCCTGTTCGCCGCCGCAGGAAGGCAAGGCCCGCTAG
- a CDS encoding transglycosylase domain-containing protein: MSQRIRTLVRVVFWGTAGALLVLGAICVVREMKTSDLQARYLSSIGDRLRFQVEPGSSPAIRYPTAGPYDERLGYTALSKFQQRLANLGFSVTAQARFSPELLRVVDSGLYATYFEKVQAGLTILDRNDRVLFSKVYPERIYPDFETIPPLVVKTLLFIENRELLDDRYPHLNPAVEWDRFGRATMELIASKLGANINVAGGSTLATQMEKYRHSPGGRTDTPWEKLRQMSSASLRAYLSGPDTRKVRRAIVQSYLNSMPLAAAPESGEVHGLGDGLAVWFGSDFATVNQLLNAANLSSGEGITADQALAYRQVLCLLLSQRRPAYYLLQGREDLEKLADSHLRLLAAQGIIPPALRDAALQVSSNMRVQPDSSLNVSILNRKTESVLRARLATDLGVSRMYDLDRLDLTARSTIDHDVQEAVIKALRKLRDPEQARAAGVLGFRLLSNSDDFDKIVYSLVLYERTSQGNLLRVQADNHEQPLDVNEGIRLDLGSTAKLRTLVHYLEIIAELYDQYAQQSSEALRRVELHPRDHLSRWVIDQLLANRKITLSALLEAALERRYSASPGEAFFTGGGLHTFANFNKEDNGRVMSVRKALQDSVNLVFIRLMRDVVYYHLYKPDGVARWMDQEDSEKRREYLERFADREGKTYLRRFYAKYRNKTPEEAFDLLTKSVQPVPKRLATVYRSVYPHADITGLRDYLRAHYAAKSLSDKDITSLYEKYSPERFDLQDRGYIARIHPLELWLVNYLAEHPNATLDEVLSASAKARLEVYRWLFKTNRRHTQDKRIRTLLEIEAFAHIHQAWKRLGYPFAALTPSYASAIGASGDRPAALAELMGILLNDGVRYPLRRFDTFHFAVNTPYETLMELAPAQGRRVLPPEVAAAARSALIDVVEKGTAVRVKGVYKSPAGTPLVMAGKTGTGDHQREIFGPGGRLIATQVVSRTATFAFMLGDRHFGTVTAYVTGPAAARFRFTSALPVQVLKSLEPTLAPLIARAYTEQPELSPRTIAATTAKGGRPAAITRH, from the coding sequence ATGAGCCAACGCATCCGCACATTGGTCCGGGTTGTTTTTTGGGGCACGGCGGGGGCGCTGCTGGTGTTAGGCGCGATCTGTGTCGTCAGGGAAATGAAAACATCGGATCTCCAAGCGCGCTATCTATCTTCCATCGGCGACCGCTTGCGCTTCCAGGTGGAACCGGGAAGTAGCCCAGCGATCCGGTATCCGACTGCGGGACCATACGATGAGAGACTCGGATATACGGCCCTTTCGAAGTTTCAGCAACGTCTCGCCAATCTCGGTTTCTCCGTAACCGCGCAAGCACGCTTTTCGCCGGAGCTGCTGCGCGTGGTGGACAGCGGACTTTATGCCACCTATTTCGAGAAAGTCCAGGCCGGCCTCACCATTCTCGATCGCAACGACAGAGTCTTGTTCAGTAAGGTCTATCCTGAACGAATCTATCCTGATTTCGAGACCATACCGCCTTTGGTGGTCAAGACCTTGCTATTCATCGAGAATCGGGAATTGCTCGATGACCGCTACCCGCACCTCAATCCTGCGGTCGAATGGGACCGGTTCGGACGCGCAACCATGGAACTTATCGCAAGTAAACTCGGAGCTAACATCAATGTAGCGGGCGGCAGTACGCTCGCAACACAGATGGAGAAATACCGACATTCCCCCGGCGGCCGTACGGATACCCCATGGGAAAAACTGCGGCAAATGAGCAGTGCTTCGCTGCGCGCTTACCTCTCGGGACCCGATACACGCAAGGTACGCCGTGCCATCGTTCAGTCCTATCTCAATTCCATGCCGTTGGCCGCAGCTCCGGAGTCCGGCGAAGTACACGGGCTCGGCGATGGATTGGCGGTTTGGTTCGGATCCGATTTTGCCACGGTGAACCAATTGCTGAACGCCGCAAACCTTTCCTCCGGCGAGGGCATTACCGCGGACCAGGCACTGGCCTATCGTCAGGTATTGTGTCTCCTACTATCTCAGCGCCGCCCCGCGTATTATCTGCTGCAGGGGCGGGAGGATCTGGAGAAGCTGGCGGATAGCCATCTACGTCTATTGGCAGCGCAGGGGATAATTCCGCCAGCGCTACGGGATGCCGCGCTGCAGGTGTCGAGCAACATGAGGGTCCAGCCCGATTCCTCGTTAAACGTATCCATTCTCAACCGCAAGACGGAAAGCGTGTTACGCGCCCGCCTGGCCACAGATCTGGGCGTGAGCCGAATGTACGATCTCGATCGGCTCGACTTGACCGCTCGTTCGACTATAGATCATGACGTCCAGGAGGCGGTTATCAAGGCACTGAGGAAGCTGAGAGATCCGGAGCAGGCTCGTGCCGCGGGTGTCTTGGGCTTCCGGCTCCTCAGCAATAGCGATGATTTCGACAAGATCGTCTACAGTCTCGTTCTCTACGAACGGACCAGTCAGGGGAACTTGTTGCGGGTGCAGGCGGACAACCATGAGCAGCCGCTTGACGTAAACGAGGGCATACGACTGGATCTCGGCTCGACGGCCAAGCTGCGCACCCTGGTGCATTACCTGGAAATCATCGCGGAACTTTACGATCAATATGCCCAACAGTCGAGCGAGGCGTTGCGGCGGGTCGAATTGCACCCACGCGACCACCTGTCACGATGGGTCATCGATCAGCTCCTTGCGAACCGTAAGATCACGCTGTCGGCGTTGCTCGAGGCGGCTCTGGAGCGGCGTTATTCGGCGAGCCCCGGAGAGGCGTTTTTTACCGGCGGCGGTCTTCACACCTTTGCCAACTTCAATAAAGAAGATAACGGCCGGGTGATGTCCGTGCGCAAGGCACTGCAGGACTCGGTGAACCTAGTCTTCATCCGGCTCATGCGCGATGTCGTCTACTACCACCTTTATAAGCCGGATGGCGTCGCCCGCTGGATGGACCAGGAGGACAGCGAGAAGCGCCGAGAGTATCTAGAGCGTTTCGCAGACCGGGAGGGAAAAACGTATCTGCGCCGGTTTTACGCCAAGTATCGGAACAAGACTCCGGAGGAAGCTTTTGACCTTTTAACCAAAAGTGTCCAGCCCGTCCCCAAACGGCTAGCTACCGTGTATCGCTCGGTCTATCCGCATGCAGATATCACCGGGTTGCGGGACTATCTACGGGCGCACTATGCCGCTAAGAGTCTCTCCGACAAAGACATTACGAGCCTTTACGAAAAATATTCGCCGGAGCGCTTCGATCTGCAAGATCGGGGATATATCGCGCGCATCCATCCCCTAGAGCTTTGGCTGGTAAATTACCTGGCTGAGCATCCGAATGCGACGCTCGACGAAGTCCTAAGCGCCAGCGCAAAAGCACGCCTAGAGGTGTATCGCTGGCTGTTCAAAACGAACCGCCGCCATACGCAGGACAAGCGTATCCGCACTTTGCTCGAAATCGAAGCCTTTGCTCATATCCATCAGGCGTGGAAGCGGCTCGGTTATCCGTTCGCGGCGCTGACCCCGTCCTATGCGAGCGCTATCGGTGCCTCGGGCGATCGGCCGGCTGCGTTGGCTGAGCTCATGGGGATCCTGTTGAACGATGGTGTGCGTTACCCGTTGAGGCGTTTTGACACCTTCCACTTCGCCGTAAATACGCCTTACGAGACATTGATGGAGCTGGCACCGGCACAAGGTCGGCGGGTACTCCCGCCGGAGGTGGCGGCGGCTGCCCGTAGTGCTCTGATCGACGTCGTCGAGAAGGGCACTGCGGTACGCGTCAAGGGCGTGTACAAAAGCCCCGCAGGTACACCTCTCGTCATGGCGGGCAAGACCGGGACTGGGGATCATCAACGCGAGATTTTCGGACCCGGTGGGCGGCTAATCGCGACCCAAGTCGTCAGTCGCACGGCGACTTTTGCCTTCATGTTGGGTGATCGGCATTTCGGGACTGTGACCGCTTACGTGACCGGGCCGGCGGCTGCACGTTTCCGTTTCACGAGTGCCCTGCCGGTTCAGGTGCTC